One Cyanobacteria bacterium QS_8_64_29 genomic region harbors:
- the sat gene encoding sulfate adenylyltransferase, which produces MPVQQDAIAPHGGHLVNCVASDAEKQELLEYCDRLPRVSLDERAYSDLVMIAIGGFSPLRGFMNQQDYERVVSEMRLANGLPWSIPVTLSVSEAVAEPLPEGGWVRLDDPQGRFVGVLELTQKYRYSQAYEALNVYRTTDREHPGVDVLYQQGPIKLAGPVWLLEREPHPLFPQYQLDPIESRRQFRERGWQTIVGFQTRNPIHRAHEYIQKCALETVDGLFLHPLVGATKSGDIPADVRMRCYEIMLEHYFPQERVIMGINPAAMRYAGPREAIFHALVRKNYGCTHFIVGRDHAGVGDYYGTYEGQQIFDAFDLEELGITPMKFEHAFFCSRTQQMATLKTTPSPPEEHVHFSGTKVRQMLRQGELPPPEFSRPEVAQELAKSMQQAR; this is translated from the coding sequence ATGCCAGTCCAGCAAGATGCGATTGCGCCCCACGGCGGCCACCTCGTTAACTGCGTTGCCAGCGATGCCGAGAAGCAAGAGCTGCTCGAGTACTGCGATCGCCTGCCGCGCGTCTCGCTCGACGAGCGCGCTTACTCCGATCTGGTCATGATTGCCATCGGCGGGTTTAGCCCGCTGCGCGGCTTTATGAACCAGCAGGACTACGAGCGCGTTGTTTCCGAGATGCGGCTGGCCAACGGCTTGCCCTGGTCCATTCCCGTCACCCTCTCGGTAAGCGAAGCGGTGGCCGAACCGCTGCCCGAAGGCGGTTGGGTACGCCTCGACGATCCGCAAGGGCGCTTTGTCGGAGTCCTCGAGCTCACGCAGAAGTACCGCTACAGCCAGGCTTACGAAGCCCTCAACGTCTACCGCACCACCGATCGCGAGCACCCTGGGGTGGACGTGCTCTACCAGCAAGGCCCCATCAAGCTGGCCGGGCCGGTTTGGCTGCTGGAGCGCGAGCCCCATCCGCTGTTTCCGCAGTACCAGCTCGATCCCATCGAGTCGCGCCGGCAGTTCCGGGAGCGCGGCTGGCAGACCATCGTGGGCTTTCAAACCCGCAACCCCATCCACCGCGCCCACGAATACATCCAGAAATGCGCACTCGAGACGGTCGACGGCCTGTTTTTGCACCCGCTGGTAGGAGCCACCAAAAGCGGCGATATCCCAGCCGATGTCCGCATGCGCTGCTACGAAATCATGCTGGAGCACTACTTTCCGCAAGAGCGGGTCATCATGGGAATTAACCCGGCTGCCATGCGCTATGCCGGGCCGCGGGAGGCCATCTTCCACGCGCTGGTGCGCAAAAACTACGGCTGCACCCACTTCATCGTCGGGCGCGATCACGCTGGCGTGGGCGACTATTACGGCACCTACGAAGGCCAGCAGATTTTCGATGCCTTCGACCTCGAGGAGCTGGGCATCACGCCCATGAAGTTCGAGCACGCCTTTTTCTGCAGCCGCACCCAGCAGATGGCTACGCTCAAAACGACGCCCAGCCCGCCCGAGGAGCACGTCCACTTCTCGGGGACCAAAGTGCGCCAGATGCTGCGCCAGGGCGAGCTGCCGCCGCCGGAGTTCTCGCGCCCGGAAGTTGCCCAAG